One window of the Rosa rugosa chromosome 3, drRosRugo1.1, whole genome shotgun sequence genome contains the following:
- the LOC133736536 gene encoding non-specific lipid-transfer protein-like, producing the protein MTSCWSLLAFGIVIMVLMISPYPANGLTCDETAGILNPCQDFSVGNGPPTPSASCCGAVKELVSKVRSRQVRRDLCECMKQIILAFHIDVGKLQYIIPQYCKVTIPVPLDPNADCSKASLF; encoded by the exons ATGACTAGCTGTTGGTCTCTCTTGGCTTTTGGTATTGTGATCATGGTGTTGATGATCAGTCCATATCCTGCAAATGGCCTCACATGCGATGAGACCGCAGGCATTTTGAATCCCTGTCAAGATTTTTCGGTTGGAAATGGCCCTCCAACTCCTAGCGCTTCTTGCTGTGGAGCTGTGAAAGAATTGGTTTCTAAAGTTAGATCCAGACAAGTACGTAGAGATCTGTGTGAATGTATGAAGCAGATTATTCTTGCCTTTCATATTGACGTCGGAAAACTTCAATACATCATTCCTCAGTATTGCAAGGTCACAATTCCTGTACCTCTTGATCCCAACGCAGACTGCAGCAA GGCTTCTCTGTTTTAA